From the genome of bacterium, one region includes:
- a CDS encoding sugar transferase, which produces MGNKIAKRAIDMLGATVGLLLIAPFAPLIALAIKLESHGPVLVRLPRVSGGKIVYVWKFRSMVCGAHAKKWELAHLNERSDGPFFKIKNDPRLTRMGKVLRKFRLDEFPQLVNVLLGDLSLVGPRPHEPEEVVMYPEPYKPLMLVKAGVTG; this is translated from the coding sequence ATGGGCAATAAAATTGCGAAACGAGCCATTGATATGTTGGGCGCCACGGTGGGACTTTTACTTATTGCTCCATTCGCGCCGTTGATTGCTCTTGCTATTAAATTAGAAAGCCACGGACCGGTGTTGGTGCGCTTGCCGCGCGTTTCCGGAGGAAAAATTGTCTACGTGTGGAAATTTCGTTCAATGGTGTGCGGCGCGCACGCAAAAAAATGGGAGCTCGCGCATTTGAACGAGCGGAGCGACGGCCCATTTTTCAAAATCAAAAACGATCCGCGCCTCACGCGCATGGGGAAGGTGCTTCGCAAATTCCGTTTGGACGAATTTCCGCAGTTGGTGAATGTACTGCTCGGCGACCTCTCACTCGTTGGTCCGCGTCCGCACGAACCCGAAGAAGTGGTGATGTATCCCGAGCCATATAAGCCGTTGATGCTCGTGAAAGCCGGCGTCACAGG
- a CDS encoding glycosyltransferase: protein MRIALVHDYLNQWGGGERVLQVLGGMFPEADIYTLLHDANAVGGRFARRAVHTSFLDTPFIRKHHRWFIPLMPIAAELMTISGYDLVISDSSGFAKGVHVAGKTPHISYIHSPLRYAWDKNYLVEELKHVNLFSYFPSFILRAATAPIAWYLRRWDKRAATKPQLLLANSNYIAEQISRHYGRAATTLYPPVDTSFFSHDPRIARKNYFLAVSRFVSYKRLDLLIDTFNVSHLPLKIVGAGRDEARLRARAASPNIEFVGAVYDEKLRALYREATAFLFPQVEDFGLAAAEATACGTPVIAYAAGGALEIVRDGENGVLFREQTPTALVEAIARCQTTSWDHAAIAISAERFSQANFEAGIRAAIARLR from the coding sequence ATGCGTATCGCTTTAGTACACGATTATTTAAATCAGTGGGGTGGGGGAGAACGCGTACTTCAGGTACTCGGCGGAATGTTTCCCGAAGCCGATATATACACACTCCTCCATGACGCAAATGCAGTAGGGGGACGCTTTGCACGCCGTGCCGTGCATACCAGTTTTTTGGATACGCCGTTTATCCGCAAACACCACCGCTGGTTTATTCCGCTTATGCCGATTGCCGCTGAACTCATGACCATCAGCGGTTATGACCTCGTGATTTCGGACAGTTCCGGGTTCGCAAAAGGCGTCCACGTAGCCGGAAAAACGCCGCATATTTCCTATATCCACTCACCGCTCCGCTACGCGTGGGATAAAAATTATCTCGTGGAGGAGCTAAAGCATGTGAATCTTTTTTCATATTTCCCGTCATTCATACTGCGCGCCGCAACCGCGCCGATTGCGTGGTATCTCCGCCGGTGGGACAAACGCGCCGCAACAAAGCCACAACTCCTTCTTGCGAACTCCAACTATATTGCCGAGCAGATCAGCCGCCATTATGGCCGCGCCGCCACGACGCTTTATCCGCCCGTTGATACGTCTTTTTTTTCACACGATCCGCGCATCGCGCGCAAAAACTATTTTCTTGCCGTCAGCCGGTTTGTGAGCTACAAACGCCTTGACCTCTTGATTGATACATTCAACGTGTCGCATCTGCCACTGAAAATTGTCGGCGCGGGGCGCGATGAGGCGCGGCTCCGGGCGCGCGCCGCGTCACCGAACATTGAGTTTGTCGGCGCGGTATATGACGAAAAGCTGCGCGCGCTCTACAGGGAAGCAACCGCCTTTCTTTTTCCGCAAGTTGAGGACTTCGGCCTTGCGGCCGCCGAGGCAACCGCCTGCGGAACGCCGGTTATTGCCTATGCCGCGGGGGGCGCGCTTGAAATTGTCCGCGATGGCGAAAACGGGGTATTGTTCCGCGAGCAAACCCCGACAGCACTCGTGGAAGCCATCGCGCGGTGCCAAACAACAAGCTGGGACCACGCGGCCATCGCCATAAGCGCGGAACGATTTTCACAAGCAAACTTTGAAGCCGGCATTCGGGCTGCAATTGCACGGCTTCGTTAA
- the rpsB gene encoding 30S ribosomal protein S2 gives MITDDTKEVTIEESVAKQEIEILSAEDTANLPTLEEMMKAGLAYGRKRSKLNPKMKPYLYAMRANMAVFDLPKTLAALNDAVVAIKAVVAKGGKVLMVGTQPAAKAAVLKFAAQTKHLTVTERWLGGTLTNFKTILKRIEHFKKLKEDRDAGRLQKYTKKERLDMDKELERGDRLFGGISEMTTLPGIVVVIDALVHDTAIREALRVKLPIVALMTSDANPDQVTYPIPGNSNAIPAITWIVDRIITAVKETPLAVPAPVVVKPALKTN, from the coding sequence ATGATTACCGACGACACAAAGGAAGTTACGATCGAGGAATCGGTCGCAAAACAGGAGATTGAAATCCTTTCCGCCGAAGATACGGCGAATTTACCGACGCTTGAAGAAATGATGAAAGCGGGGCTTGCCTATGGCCGCAAGCGCTCAAAGCTTAACCCGAAGATGAAGCCGTATTTATACGCCATGCGCGCCAACATGGCGGTATTTGACCTCCCGAAGACGCTCGCTGCGTTAAACGATGCCGTTGTCGCTATCAAAGCTGTTGTCGCCAAGGGCGGAAAAGTGCTTATGGTCGGCACGCAACCGGCAGCAAAGGCGGCCGTCCTGAAGTTTGCCGCGCAAACAAAGCACCTGACCGTCACCGAGCGCTGGCTCGGCGGAACACTGACAAATTTCAAGACTATTCTGAAGCGCATTGAGCATTTCAAAAAACTGAAAGAAGACCGCGACGCCGGTCGGTTGCAGAAGTATACCAAAAAGGAGCGGTTGGATATGGATAAAGAACTTGAGCGCGGCGACCGTCTTTTCGGTGGCATTTCAGAAATGACCACGCTCCCCGGTATTGTCGTCGTGATTGACGCCTTGGTACATGACACCGCGATCCGCGAAGCACTCCGCGTGAAGCTTCCGATTGTGGCCTTAATGACCAGCGACGCCAATCCGGACCAAGTAACCTACCCCATTCCGGGCAACAGCAATGCTATTCCCGCGATCACCTGGATTGTTGACCGCATCATCACCGCAGTCAAAGAAACGCCTCTGGCCGTGCCGGCACCGGTGGTAGTGAAGCCAGCACTGAAAACGAACTAG
- the tsf gene encoding translation elongation factor Ts, producing MNALDIQKLREATDAGIMDCKRALTDSEGDYEKAKALLFERGIVKAEKKADRATGAGVLESYIHANRVGVLLDIRSETDFVAHSDPFKELAHNLAMHISAMNPQSVDELKTQQYVKDPALTVDQVVKSVIAKVGENIRVERFCRYEL from the coding sequence ATGAATGCACTGGATATCCAAAAACTCCGTGAAGCCACCGATGCCGGCATCATGGACTGCAAGAGAGCGTTAACCGATTCCGAAGGTGACTATGAAAAAGCAAAGGCGCTTCTTTTTGAACGAGGCATCGTGAAGGCCGAAAAAAAAGCTGACCGCGCGACGGGCGCCGGCGTGCTTGAATCTTACATCCACGCAAACCGCGTGGGGGTACTCCTGGACATCCGCTCGGAAACCGATTTTGTGGCGCACTCGGACCCCTTTAAAGAACTCGCGCATAATTTGGCTATGCATATTTCCGCGATGAATCCGCAATCCGTTGATGAATTGAAAACCCAGCAGTATGTTAAGGACCCCGCCCTCACCGTTGACCAGGTGGTAAAAAGCGTCATCGCAAAAGTGGGGGAAAACATCCGCGTTGAACGGTTTTGCAGATACGAGCTTTAA
- a CDS encoding NUDIX domain-containing protein, with translation MAEDKQFYVGQKAFIDKGGRVLMLHDPIEGLDFPGGKVQEGETNFEEALKREVREETGLEIEVGEPFAVWDNVFPPQHRNAGKHVFLVAFRCSYKSGEVRLSEEHDRFRWINKTNYKEVDDSTNYFKVLEKYFKNY, from the coding sequence ATGGCAGAAGACAAACAATTTTACGTAGGTCAAAAGGCGTTTATTGATAAAGGAGGGAGGGTTTTAATGTTGCACGATCCGATTGAAGGATTGGATTTTCCCGGCGGTAAAGTTCAAGAAGGAGAAACGAACTTTGAGGAGGCATTAAAGCGTGAGGTGCGCGAAGAAACCGGGCTGGAAATCGAGGTTGGCGAGCCGTTCGCGGTTTGGGATAACGTGTTCCCTCCGCAGCATCGCAACGCGGGCAAACATGTTTTTCTCGTCGCGTTCCGCTGCTCGTATAAATCCGGCGAAGTACGACTGAGCGAAGAACATGACCGGTTCCGCTGGATTAATAAAACTAACTATAAAGAAGTTGATGATAGCACTAATTACTTCAAGGTGCTTGAAAAATACTTTAAAAATTACTAG
- the rpmG gene encoding 50S ribosomal protein L33, which translates to MASKYGEHIIKMKCTVCNRINYYTRKNKKNTEKKLELNKYCKWCKKHTKHKETKK; encoded by the coding sequence ATGGCTTCCAAGTACGGTGAACACATCATTAAGATGAAATGCACGGTCTGCAACCGGATTAATTATTATACGCGGAAAAACAAGAAAAATACCGAGAAAAAGCTTGAGCTCAACAAGTACTGTAAGTGGTGCAAAAAGCATACGAAGCATAAAGAAACGAAGAAATAA
- a CDS encoding helix-turn-helix domain-containing protein, protein MKIPERHKAIALRRQGHSLKEIAATLNVAKSSVSLWVRDVALSSSAKKILLAKITLGQFVAAERKKAKTRAIEDGYLRQAREELSATTLSPVYKKLLCALIYWCEGTKSPKTGVTFINSDPHLIKQFLSLLRTSFEIDERKFHPCLHLHSYHSKEKQLDFWSEITNINRSQFIKPYVKPNTGKRIRIGYPGCLSVKYHSNDLARRLLAVGKAFLNKGV, encoded by the coding sequence ATGAAAATTCCCGAACGCCACAAAGCAATAGCGCTTCGTCGCCAAGGTCATTCGCTTAAGGAGATCGCCGCGACTCTGAACGTCGCCAAGAGTAGCGTATCTCTGTGGGTGCGCGACGTTGCGCTTTCTTCCTCGGCTAAAAAAATATTACTTGCAAAAATTACGCTGGGACAGTTTGTCGCCGCTGAACGGAAAAAGGCTAAAACTCGCGCTATCGAAGACGGGTACCTGCGCCAAGCCCGCGAGGAGCTCAGCGCAACAACGCTAAGTCCCGTGTACAAAAAATTACTGTGCGCATTAATTTATTGGTGCGAGGGAACAAAAAGTCCGAAAACCGGTGTTACTTTTATCAACTCCGACCCTCATCTCATTAAACAGTTTCTCTCTTTGCTGCGCACATCGTTTGAAATTGACGAGAGGAAATTTCATCCATGTCTTCATCTTCACTCATATCATTCCAAGGAAAAACAACTTGATTTTTGGTCAGAAATCACTAATATAAACAGAAGTCAGTTTATCAAGCCTTACGTCAAGCCGAATACCGGAAAACGCATAAGGATTGGCTATCCTGGCTGTCTTTCGGTAAAGTATCACAGCAATGACCTGGCAAGGCGATTATTGGCTGTCGGTAAGGCATTTTTGAACAAGGGGGTATAG
- a CDS encoding RNA-binding protein — MAKRLFVGSLSYNTTQDALRDAFAQAGTVESATIIMDKMTGRSKGFAFVEMSSDEEATKAVEMLNGKELDGRTLVVNEARPMEARAPRRDGGGFSRGGGRGGFGGGSGGGDQW; from the coding sequence ATGGCAAAAAGATTATTTGTCGGAAGCTTGTCCTACAACACCACCCAGGACGCATTGCGTGATGCATTCGCCCAGGCGGGAACTGTTGAATCGGCAACGATCATCATGGATAAGATGACGGGCCGATCCAAGGGTTTTGCGTTCGTAGAAATGAGCTCCGATGAGGAGGCAACGAAGGCGGTCGAAATGCTCAACGGAAAAGAGCTCGATGGCCGCACCCTCGTGGTAAACGAGGCACGCCCGATGGAAGCGCGCGCTCCGCGCCGTGATGGGGGAGGTTTCTCCCGTGGCGGTGGTCGCGGCGGTTTCGGAGGTGGCTCCGGCGGTGGCGACCAGTGGTAA
- a CDS encoding M23 family metallopeptidase: MKRLIQVIRNTTAVIPVVFVIATLALNAGGQRATPDAESAFGAPSARQLASVVDAFTAASVEAAAPPHSAPIVAEDDEDIGAIIVGDSAVLNNANPESAMLLGRDGTLVYKVQKGDTLSGIAANFGISLNTVYWANKGIKGGALRVGQEVTILPVSGVIHQVQAGETLESIASTYGISEARMLKYNKRVVQRGIGQGVNLIIPDAKPQTGIASAATAVLPDLRGYYAIPTTGWNWGKLHNYNGVDIANACGTPIYAAAEGLVTAVTGIEWNEGYGSYVMIEHPNGTKTRYAHNDRNAVSVGDYVAQGDLIAYIGNSGNTHGPTGCHLHFEVMGARNPFAK, translated from the coding sequence GTGAAGCGTCTGATACAGGTGATAAGGAATACAACCGCGGTGATACCGGTTGTTTTTGTTATTGCCACGCTGGCATTGAATGCCGGCGGTCAGCGCGCGACGCCGGACGCGGAAAGCGCTTTCGGCGCCCCATCGGCACGTCAGCTGGCGAGCGTGGTTGACGCATTCACCGCGGCAAGCGTTGAAGCCGCCGCGCCACCGCATAGCGCGCCTATTGTTGCCGAAGATGACGAGGATATCGGCGCGATTATTGTCGGCGATTCCGCGGTGTTAAATAACGCGAATCCTGAAAGCGCGATGCTGCTCGGTCGCGACGGTACGCTGGTGTATAAAGTGCAAAAAGGCGATACGCTTTCCGGTATCGCGGCGAACTTCGGCATATCGCTCAATACGGTGTACTGGGCGAATAAAGGGATAAAAGGAGGGGCGCTTCGCGTGGGACAAGAAGTCACCATTTTGCCGGTTTCGGGCGTCATTCATCAGGTTCAAGCGGGAGAGACGCTGGAATCGATCGCGAGCACCTACGGCATTTCTGAGGCGCGTATGCTGAAGTACAATAAACGGGTGGTGCAGCGCGGCATCGGGCAGGGTGTCAATCTTATTATTCCGGATGCCAAGCCGCAGACCGGAATTGCCTCTGCCGCGACCGCCGTACTCCCCGACCTTCGCGGATATTATGCCATTCCGACGACCGGTTGGAATTGGGGCAAGCTGCATAATTACAATGGCGTGGATATCGCCAATGCCTGCGGCACGCCGATTTATGCCGCGGCCGAAGGATTGGTCACTGCGGTAACAGGCATTGAATGGAATGAAGGATATGGCAGCTATGTGATGATTGAGCATCCCAACGGCACAAAAACCCGTTACGCGCATAATGACCGAAATGCTGTTTCGGTTGGCGACTACGTGGCGCAGGGCGACCTTATTGCGTATATCGGTAACAGCGGTAACACCCACGGCCCGACGGGATGCCATTTGCACTTTGAAGTGATGGGGGCAAGAAACCCTTTTGCAAAGTAG
- a CDS encoding UvrD-helicase domain-containing protein has product MLPQSDKNLNPQQKEAVEHPGGPLLIVAGAGSGKTKTLTSRIAHLIASGTPPEKILAVTFTNKAAEEMKERVSALLPATSYKLQAPFIGTFHSWGARMLKANAALLGRSAAFSIFDEDDALRLCKEVVKKMDLDKERYNPSALRYKISKIKDELMDVGALRGNTNHADAIAIKVFDAYEEGLRTNNAFDFDDLIEKPVRLLAATPLLLAQYQERYAHILVDEYQDINTAQYRLITLLAAKHKNLSVVGDDAQSIYAFRGSDFRIFLNFDRDWPNAKVVKLEENYRSTATIITAASRVIANNKEQKAKTLWTKNPNGGAVTIIGVPDPIEEAYYISSHITPLFRDPSVDPQIAILYRTNAQSRPIEQALLQAGTPYRIYGGLRFYDRMEIKDIISALRFAHNPKDSVSLERIRKNFGKREAAFLETELPRLGGELKLLELLGFFLENTKYMEYLERTFKNSRERIENVKELLAFAGTFNHLGIGDFLEQVSLVASMDMPNGKPDPKKLGVGVVTLMTIHASKGLEFNQVFVAGCNEGLIPHEQSFVKANEVEEERRLMYVAMTRARFALTLTYYNVPSRFLYEIPSEFTDFKTVGVRFRNELPDEDEQYIAYD; this is encoded by the coding sequence ATGCTACCACAAAGCGACAAAAACCTCAATCCGCAGCAGAAAGAGGCAGTTGAGCACCCCGGGGGGCCGCTTTTGATCGTCGCGGGTGCCGGTTCCGGCAAAACAAAGACGCTCACCTCACGCATCGCGCACCTCATCGCCTCGGGCACCCCACCGGAAAAGATTCTTGCCGTTACCTTCACTAATAAAGCCGCCGAGGAGATGAAGGAGCGTGTCTCGGCCCTTCTACCAGCTACAAGCTACAAGCTACAAGCTCCCTTTATCGGCACCTTCCACTCCTGGGGCGCGCGGATGCTGAAAGCAAACGCCGCGTTGTTGGGGCGGTCGGCCGCGTTTTCTATTTTTGATGAAGACGACGCGCTGCGTTTGTGCAAAGAGGTAGTAAAAAAAATGGATCTTGATAAAGAGCGGTACAACCCGTCAGCGCTCCGATATAAAATTTCAAAAATTAAAGACGAGCTTATGGATGTTGGGGCACTCCGCGGAAACACCAACCACGCGGACGCTATTGCCATCAAAGTGTTTGACGCATACGAGGAAGGTCTCCGCACCAACAACGCGTTTGATTTTGATGACCTTATCGAAAAACCCGTTCGTCTTTTAGCGGCAACCCCCTTGCTCCTCGCGCAGTATCAGGAACGCTACGCGCATATTTTGGTTGACGAGTACCAGGACATCAACACCGCGCAATATCGCCTCATCACGCTCCTTGCCGCTAAGCATAAAAACTTGAGCGTGGTCGGCGACGATGCCCAATCCATTTACGCGTTTCGCGGTTCAGACTTCCGCATCTTCCTTAATTTTGACCGCGACTGGCCGAACGCGAAAGTGGTGAAGCTTGAGGAAAACTACCGCTCCACCGCCACCATCATCACCGCGGCATCGCGTGTCATCGCGAACAACAAAGAGCAGAAAGCAAAAACGCTGTGGACAAAAAATCCGAACGGAGGCGCGGTGACGATCATTGGTGTTCCCGACCCGATTGAGGAAGCATATTACATTTCCTCACACATCACACCTCTTTTCCGCGACCCCAGCGTGGACCCGCAGATTGCAATACTCTACCGCACCAATGCCCAGTCACGCCCCATTGAACAAGCACTGCTCCAAGCGGGGACTCCCTATCGCATTTACGGAGGCCTGCGTTTTTACGACCGGATGGAAATTAAAGACATTATCTCCGCGCTGCGGTTCGCGCACAACCCCAAGGACAGCGTGTCCCTGGAGCGCATCCGGAAAAACTTCGGCAAACGCGAAGCGGCGTTTTTGGAAACCGAGCTTCCGCGGCTCGGAGGAGAATTGAAACTTTTAGAACTGCTCGGTTTTTTCCTGGAAAACACCAAATATATGGAATACCTTGAGCGTACGTTCAAAAATTCTCGCGAGCGCATTGAAAACGTCAAAGAACTTCTTGCGTTTGCTGGAACTTTTAACCATTTGGGAATTGGTGATTTTCTTGAGCAAGTGAGTTTGGTCGCCTCAATGGATATGCCCAATGGCAAGCCTGATCCCAAAAAACTAGGGGTTGGGGTTGTCACCCTCATGACCATCCACGCCTCAAAAGGGTTGGAGTTCAACCAGGTGTTTGTCGCAGGTTGCAACGAAGGGCTCATTCCGCACGAACAATCGTTCGTGAAAGCAAACGAGGTGGAGGAGGAGCGGCGCCTCATGTATGTCGCGATGACACGCGCGCGTTTTGCTTTGACCCTCACGTACTACAATGTGCCATCACGCTTTCTTTACGAAATTCCCTCGGAGTTCACCGACTTCAAAACTGTGGGCGTCCGTTTCCGCAATGAGCTTCCCGACGAGGACGAGCAATACATTGCTTATGATTAA
- a CDS encoding GxxExxY protein, with protein MIKRDTNMQMHANDANSEKLIYPQLSYTLTGVCFGAHNQLGRFAREKQYCDIIAKLLDDSGITFQREHVVPNTGNRVDFLIENKIVLEAKAKNFMLKDDYYQLQRYLQTLGCKLGLLVNFRNRYLKPYRVIRIDTDARKKFV; from the coding sequence ATGATTAAGCGCGATACCAATATGCAAATGCATGCCAATGATGCGAATAGCGAGAAGTTGATATATCCTCAACTATCTTATACTCTTACCGGTGTTTGTTTTGGTGCGCATAATCAATTAGGACGCTTTGCCCGAGAAAAACAATACTGTGATATTATTGCCAAGTTGCTAGATGATTCGGGTATCACTTTCCAACGCGAACATGTAGTGCCCAACACCGGAAATCGCGTCGATTTTCTCATTGAAAACAAGATCGTGCTAGAAGCAAAGGCGAAAAACTTCATGCTTAAAGATGATTATTATCAGCTGCAACGCTACCTCCAAACATTGGGTTGCAAATTGGGGCTTCTCGTTAATTTCAGAAATCGCTATCTTAAACCGTATAGGGTTATCCGCATTGACACTGACGCAAGGAAGAAATTTGTATAA
- the rsmA gene encoding 16S rRNA (adenine(1518)-N(6)/adenine(1519)-N(6))-dimethyltransferase RsmA: protein MPQKLGQHFLKNKAVIQKIIASLDLQPGETVIEIGPGKGALTVPLSRACTDAGCTLVAIEKDSSLAAELAALKILGLEIITGDALEVIPQLASDYKLKAISYKLAGNIPYYITGHLLRVVSELEVKPSRTVLMIQKEVAERLTAKPGKMNLLAAATQIWADISIIAALKPEDFSPAPKVDSAVIRIETKKHKSIKASELATYYAFIHAAFKQPRKTLLNNLSEAAGRSKADMLPPLQQLGFTEKTRAQELSVDDLIKLATALREGE from the coding sequence ATGCCACAAAAACTGGGACAGCATTTCTTAAAAAACAAAGCGGTTATCCAAAAAATTATCGCGTCTTTGGATTTGCAGCCCGGCGAAACGGTTATTGAAATCGGCCCGGGAAAAGGGGCGCTCACTGTCCCGCTCTCGCGCGCGTGCACAGATGCCGGCTGCACTCTTGTCGCAATCGAAAAGGATTCTTCGCTGGCCGCCGAGCTAGCCGCGTTAAAGATTCTTGGTTTGGAAATTATCACCGGCGACGCATTGGAGGTAATTCCTCAGCTTGCTTCCGACTATAAGCTAAAAGCTATAAGCTATAAGCTTGCAGGTAACATCCCCTACTACATCACCGGGCACTTGCTGCGCGTCGTGAGCGAACTGGAGGTGAAACCTTCGCGCACCGTGCTGATGATTCAAAAGGAAGTTGCGGAACGGCTGACGGCAAAACCGGGTAAAATGAATCTACTTGCGGCCGCAACACAAATTTGGGCGGACATTTCCATTATCGCGGCGCTCAAGCCCGAAGATTTCTCTCCAGCTCCGAAGGTAGATTCGGCGGTGATACGCATAGAAACAAAAAAGCATAAAAGCATAAAAGCAAGTGAGCTTGCCACGTACTACGCCTTCATTCACGCGGCGTTCAAACAACCCCGAAAAACTCTGTTAAATAACCTCTCGGAGGCTGCCGGGCGGTCAAAAGCCGATATGCTGCCGCCACTTCAGCAACTGGGGTTCACCGAGAAAACACGGGCGCAAGAATTGAGTGTTGATGACCTCATAAAACTCGCCACCGCGCTCCGAGAGGGGGAGTAA